One window of the Pseudomonadota bacterium genome contains the following:
- a CDS encoding malate dehydrogenase, translating to MKPPAQVTITGAAGQIGYALIFRVASGEMLGRDQPMVLRLLDIAAAQKALTGVVMEVLDCAFPLVQDIVITDDPSVAFQDADYALLVGARPRGPGMERSDLLAANGGIFKVQGQALNEHASRQVKVVVVGNPANTNALTALKSAPGLSPRCFSALTRLDHNRALAQLAEKTGAPVGDIRRVIIWGNHSTTQYPDIHHATVRGESAMKLVDEKWMVDAFIPRVAKRGAEIIDARGASSAASAANAAIEHMRDWVLGTPEGDWTSMAVASDGSYGIAPGLVYSYPVTTKNGEYAIVPDLPIDALSRERMDLTRQELEEERAAVETLLA from the coding sequence ATGAAACCACCGGCACAAGTCACCATCACCGGGGCGGCGGGCCAGATCGGCTATGCGCTGATCTTCCGTGTCGCGTCCGGAGAGATGTTGGGCCGAGACCAGCCGATGGTATTGCGGCTTTTGGATATCGCGGCGGCCCAAAAGGCCTTGACGGGGGTGGTGATGGAGGTCCTGGACTGCGCCTTCCCGCTGGTGCAGGACATCGTGATCACCGACGATCCAAGTGTGGCCTTCCAGGATGCGGACTATGCCCTATTGGTCGGCGCCCGGCCGAGAGGCCCCGGGATGGAGCGCAGCGATCTCCTGGCCGCGAACGGCGGTATCTTCAAGGTCCAGGGCCAGGCGCTCAACGAGCATGCCAGCCGCCAGGTCAAGGTCGTGGTGGTCGGCAACCCAGCCAACACCAATGCACTGACCGCGCTGAAGAGCGCGCCCGGCCTGAGCCCGCGGTGCTTCTCGGCGCTCACGCGCCTCGATCATAACCGCGCGCTCGCGCAACTGGCGGAGAAGACCGGCGCTCCTGTCGGCGATATCCGGCGGGTCATCATCTGGGGCAACCATTCCACGACCCAGTATCCCGACATCCACCACGCGACCGTGCGCGGCGAGTCGGCGATGAAGCTCGTCGATGAGAAATGGATGGTCGATGCCTTCATCCCGAGGGTCGCGAAACGCGGCGCCGAGATCATCGACGCACGCGGCGCATCGAGCGCCGCTTCGGCCGCCAACGCGGCCATCGAGCACATGCGCGATTGGGTCCTCGGCACCCCGGAGGGCGATTGGACCAGCATGGCGGTCGCGAGCGACGGTAGCTACGGCATCGCCCCCGGCCTTGTCTATTCCTACCCCGTCACGACGAAAAACGGCGAATACGCGATCGTGCCCGACCTGCCCATCGACGCCCTCAGCCGGGAGCGGATGGACCTGACCCGCCAGGAGTTGGAAGAAGAACGCGCGGCCGTCGAGACACTGCTGGCCTAG
- the glk gene encoding glucokinase gives MASRHSAAIESWLLADVGGTRARLAFVAAGGTLGSIRVADNDRYPDLRALIASGLETFPKDRSRLGAALAVAAPVVGDAVAMTNRDWDFSIAGLWRELGVARLHVLNDFTAIAWSIPALAAEDTLAIGGGAARAGAPIGVLGPGTGLGVSGLIPCDRGHAVLAGEGGHVTLAPACEAEEAVLAMVRRRFGHASAERLVSGPGLVTLYECLQTLAGQEPRTVRPEEVTALAIGGSEPIAQRALGMFFGFLGSVAGDLALTLGALGGIYLAGGILPGLADALAASAFRERFLAKGRYRRYLEPIPTRLIVHPCPALPGLCAIVERD, from the coding sequence GTGGCGTCGAGGCATAGTGCGGCGATCGAAAGTTGGCTCCTGGCCGATGTGGGCGGCACGCGCGCACGCCTCGCATTCGTCGCGGCCGGCGGGACGCTCGGGTCCATCCGCGTGGCCGACAACGACCGCTATCCCGATCTGCGCGCGCTCATCGCGTCCGGTCTGGAAACGTTCCCGAAGGACCGTTCGCGGCTCGGGGCGGCACTCGCGGTGGCCGCGCCCGTAGTCGGGGACGCGGTGGCAATGACGAACCGGGACTGGGATTTCTCCATCGCGGGCTTGTGGCGCGAGCTCGGGGTTGCGCGGCTCCACGTCCTCAACGACTTCACCGCCATCGCCTGGTCGATCCCGGCCTTGGCCGCCGAGGACACGCTCGCGATCGGCGGCGGCGCGGCTAGGGCGGGTGCCCCGATTGGTGTGCTGGGCCCGGGCACGGGGCTCGGGGTGTCGGGGCTTATTCCCTGCGATCGGGGTCACGCCGTCCTCGCCGGGGAAGGCGGGCATGTCACGCTCGCGCCTGCCTGCGAGGCAGAGGAAGCGGTGCTCGCGATGGTGCGCAGGCGCTTCGGTCACGCCTCGGCCGAGCGCCTGGTCTCTGGGCCCGGACTGGTCACGCTTTACGAATGCCTACAGACGCTCGCCGGACAGGAACCGAGGACCGTGCGGCCGGAGGAGGTCACCGCGCTCGCGATAGGCGGGTCCGAACCCATCGCCCAGCGCGCGCTCGGGATGTTCTTCGGCTTCCTCGGCAGCGTCGCCGGCGATCTGGCGCTGACCCTCGGCGCGCTCGGCGGAATCTACCTCGCCGGCGGGATCTTGCCGGGTCTTGCCGATGCGCTCGCGGCCTCGGCGTTCCGAGAGCGGTTCCTCGCCAAGGGGCGCTATCGGCGTTATCTCGAGCCCATCCCCACGCGCCTCATCGTCCATCCCTGTCCGGCCTTGCCAGGCCTCTGCGCCATCGTCGAGCGCGACTAA
- a CDS encoding invasion associated locus B family protein, with amino-acid sequence MSELFAIPFATHHRVASALNRVFDAGRRGVRRVFCLIALMVCGAAAEPEVRQVFGQWSLRCEQPKRGQERCSIVQDVVTRASGQRVVRAAIGLVPGSPEPIALFTLPLGISLPPGASLRIGSREPVHFPIERCEAEGCRGGLKLGAALVDALKQAQDAELMFHDAQRQPIRVALSLEGFAPALEALR; translated from the coding sequence ATGTCGGAGCTATTCGCCATTCCATTCGCCACTCACCATCGTGTCGCCAGCGCCTTGAACCGGGTTTTCGATGCAGGAAGACGGGGAGTGCGGCGCGTCTTCTGCCTCATCGCCTTGATGGTCTGCGGTGCCGCTGCCGAACCCGAGGTACGCCAGGTGTTCGGCCAGTGGAGCCTGCGCTGCGAGCAGCCGAAGCGCGGTCAGGAGCGGTGCTCCATCGTGCAAGACGTGGTCACGCGCGCGAGCGGACAGCGCGTGGTGCGTGCCGCCATCGGACTCGTGCCGGGCAGCCCGGAGCCCATCGCCCTCTTCACCCTGCCGCTCGGGATCTCGCTCCCCCCGGGGGCGAGCCTCCGGATCGGCAGCCGTGAACCCGTACACTTCCCGATCGAGCGCTGCGAGGCAGAGGGCTGCCGCGGCGGCCTGAAGCTCGGTGCGGCACTGGTAGACGCGCTGAAGCAGGCGCAGGACGCCGAGCTGATGTTCCACGATGCACAGCGCCAGCCGATCCGCGTCGCGCTGTCGCTGGAAGGATTCGCCCCCGCGCTCGAGGCCCTGCGTTAG
- the tsaA gene encoding tRNA (N6-threonylcarbamoyladenosine(37)-N6)-methyltransferase TrmO has product MDPIALRPIGHVRHGVPEADLPRLRAEMVAEIVIDEAYAEAIAGLEDYSHLIVLFWMHRCDPARYRPMVHPRGRDDLPLTGVLSTRGRDRPNPIGLAVVEWLGRTGHCLQVRRLDAYDGTPVIDIKPYDPYDVFTDLRVPDWWYRLPRPAGYGFGIGGTPAP; this is encoded by the coding sequence TTGGACCCCATCGCGCTTAGGCCCATCGGTCACGTCCGACACGGGGTCCCGGAGGCGGACCTACCGCGTCTGCGGGCCGAGATGGTTGCCGAGATCGTCATCGACGAAGCCTATGCCGAGGCTATCGCTGGGCTCGAAGACTACTCGCACCTCATCGTGCTCTTCTGGATGCACCGCTGCGATCCCGCCCGGTATCGTCCGATGGTCCACCCGCGCGGGCGCGACGACCTACCGCTCACGGGGGTGCTCTCGACCCGCGGCCGGGACCGGCCGAACCCGATCGGGCTCGCGGTGGTAGAGTGGCTCGGCCGGACCGGACACTGCCTGCAGGTCCGGCGGCTCGATGCCTACGACGGGACCCCGGTCATCGATATCAAACCCTACGATCCCTACGACGTCTTCACCGACCTGCGCGTCCCCGATTGGTGGTACCGCCTTCCGCGCCCCGCCGGATATGGTTTCGGCATCGGCGGGACGCCAGCGCCTTGA
- a CDS encoding proline--tRNA ligase, with amino-acid sequence MRLSRLLLPTLRELPADAEVVSHRLMLRAGMIRKVAAGIYTWLPLGLRVLRKVERIVREEMDRAGAQEVLMPAVQPAELWQESGRWAQYGPELLRFSDRHQREFCFGPTHEEVITDLVRREIRSYKQLPANFYQIQTKFRDEVRPRFGVMRAREFLMKDAYSFHLDQGSLEETYTRMHETYTRIFQRVGLDFRAVLADTGNIGGALSHEFHVLADSGEDRIAYSSEGDYAANVELCEALPPEGPRPPPRQPLEEVNTPEQRSIAEVSAFLGVAPARCTKTLIIEGQDGGLVALCLRGDHDLNPRKAERLAPLATPLALAAPERVREALGCSPGSIGPRGLSISIIADHGAAALADFVCGANQDGRHLSGVNWGRDLPEPQRADVREVCAGDPSPDGHGRLQIARGIEVGHIFQLGDKYSQALGATCLDERGKAVTLMMGCYGIGVSRVVAAAIEQHHDARGILWPPAIAPFEVALAPINLHRSLRLQAAVEDISAQLETAGIEGLVDDRGERAGVMFADLDLIGIPHRLVLSDRGLDQGTIEYKRRHEAEARDVPIDQVVALMRGS; translated from the coding sequence ATGCGGCTCTCCAGGCTCCTGCTCCCGACGCTCCGGGAGCTGCCCGCCGACGCCGAGGTCGTGAGCCACAGGCTCATGCTGCGGGCCGGCATGATCCGCAAGGTCGCGGCCGGGATCTATACCTGGCTGCCGCTCGGGTTGCGTGTGCTGCGCAAGGTCGAGCGCATCGTCCGCGAGGAGATGGACCGGGCCGGGGCCCAGGAGGTCCTGATGCCGGCGGTGCAACCGGCGGAGCTGTGGCAGGAGTCCGGGCGCTGGGCCCAGTACGGCCCGGAGCTCTTGCGCTTCTCTGACCGCCACCAGCGCGAGTTCTGCTTCGGCCCCACCCACGAGGAGGTCATCACCGATTTAGTGCGCCGCGAGATCCGGAGCTACAAACAACTTCCCGCGAACTTCTATCAGATCCAGACCAAGTTTCGCGATGAGGTCCGGCCGCGCTTCGGCGTCATGCGCGCCCGTGAGTTCCTCATGAAGGACGCCTACTCCTTCCATCTCGATCAGGGCTCGCTGGAAGAGACCTACACCCGCATGCATGAGACCTATACGCGCATCTTCCAACGCGTCGGTCTCGATTTCCGAGCGGTCTTGGCGGACACCGGCAACATCGGCGGGGCGCTGTCCCACGAGTTCCATGTGCTGGCCGACTCTGGTGAGGATCGCATCGCCTATTCATCGGAGGGTGACTACGCCGCCAACGTCGAGCTATGCGAGGCCTTGCCGCCCGAAGGGCCGCGCCCGCCGCCACGACAGCCGCTCGAGGAAGTCAACACCCCGGAGCAGCGCAGCATCGCCGAGGTCAGCGCCTTCCTCGGGGTGGCGCCCGCGCGCTGCACCAAGACGCTCATCATCGAAGGGCAGGACGGCGGCCTGGTGGCGCTGTGCCTGCGCGGCGACCACGACCTCAATCCCCGCAAGGCCGAGCGGCTCGCGCCGCTGGCCACGCCGCTGGCGCTGGCCGCGCCGGAACGGGTGCGGGAGGCGCTCGGCTGCAGCCCGGGCTCGATCGGTCCCCGCGGGCTCTCCATCTCCATCATCGCCGATCACGGCGCCGCGGCGCTCGCGGACTTCGTGTGCGGCGCCAACCAGGACGGCCGGCACCTCTCTGGCGTGAACTGGGGCCGGGACCTGCCCGAGCCCCAGCGCGCCGATGTGCGCGAGGTGTGCGCGGGCGACCCGAGCCCAGACGGGCACGGCCGCCTGCAGATCGCCCGCGGCATCGAGGTCGGCCACATCTTCCAGCTCGGCGACAAGTACAGTCAGGCGCTCGGGGCAACCTGCTTGGACGAACGCGGCAAGGCGGTGACCTTGATGATGGGGTGCTACGGGATCGGGGTCTCGCGGGTGGTCGCCGCCGCCATCGAGCAGCACCACGATGCACGCGGGATCCTGTGGCCGCCCGCCATCGCACCCTTCGAGGTAGCCCTGGCCCCCATCAACCTGCACCGCTCGCTGCGACTGCAAGCGGCGGTCGAGGACATCTCCGCCCAGCTCGAAACGGCCGGCATCGAGGGGCTGGTCGATGACCGCGGCGAGCGCGCCGGGGTCATGTTCGCCGATCTCGATCTCATCGGCATCCCCCACCGCTTGGTCCTGAGCGATCGCGGCCTCGATCAAGGCACCATCGAGTACAAGAGGAGGCACGAGGCCGAGGCCCGCGATGTCCCCATCGATCAGGTGGTCGCGCTCATGCGCGGGTCTTGA